CGCTTATAAAATCATCGCCGATCAGGGTGGTTCTATTGATATTGACAGTAGTGTTGACATAGGTACTACAGTAGTAGTAACATTACCGGTAAGAAATATGTAGTGCTTTGCAAAGGAGTGTCTGTATGAAAATATTAATAATTGATGATGATAAAGCGTTTTGCGGGACGTTAGAGAAAATATTACTTAAAAAAGGCTATGAAGTAACATCTGTGCATGACCCTATGGAAGTAATTCCTTTAGCGAAAGAAAACGAATATGAATTGATGCTTTTAGATCATCGCATGTCCCCCATAACAGGTGTCGATCTGTTGGAAAAACTTCGTAATGAGGGAATAAAAACGCCGGTGATACTCTTGTCTGCATATGCTTCGCGGGACACCTATTATGAAACAAAAAAGCTGGGTATAGTAAATTACCTTAATAAGCCTTTTTCTATGGAAAAATTAGAAGAACTCATTGATAACATAGCGAACAACTCTTGAGGAGTGTGTAATGACAGACACAAATAAAACGAGAATACTTGTTGTCGACGATAATGTTGAGCAGGTAACCATACTTGAAAAGATATTCACGAAAGATGGGTATCAGGTAGATATATCGTCAAACGGGTTTGATGCCTTGCAGATTGTGATGAGGGAGGATATCGATATTGTTATTACTGATATGAGTATGCCAGGGATGAATGGTTTGAAACTTTTACGGCAGGTGAAAGAAAAGAAACCTGAAGTACAGGTTATCATTATTACCGCGTTTGGAGAATGGGGCGCTTACGCAGAAGCGCTCAAAGAAGGTGCATACGAGTTTGTCAGCAAACCATTTAAAGTTGAAGAGATAATAAAGCTCGTAAAAACCATAGAGAAGAAGATCCAGAAAAACTCATAACAACATGTCACTAATGCCACGTTCCTCACACCAGTGCTACATTCTTTAATAAATATATTGTATGGTGGAATGATGAGTCAAGACTTTAGAAAATTTGTATATCGCACACGGGAAGAATTTAACGCGTTTTGTGATCGCGTGCGCTATTCTTATCATTTTGGTAACGGTAAAAGATATATTCGTCTCGGGTTTATTCTTGTTCTTGCAGTTGCCTTTGGAATTTTGCTGAACCGCTATTCAGCTCCTATGAGATCTCCCAAAAGTCAATATCAGTCACAGTTGATAGAAACGAAAAAGAAGAATGCCTTTACCTCAGACTCTACGGGACAAGCCTTACATGTGCAGAAGGGGGCGCTCACAAGGGCTCCCGGGACAATTGGTGCGACGCCCGAGCGTAAAAGTATCGGTAGTACCAAAAGTAGCCTGAGGACATCAGGTCGACAACCGCAGCAAACGGTAAGGGACCGTGATATGCTTGCTGACCATTATAAAAAAGTTTACGGAGATGATTATCTCAAAGTAATAAAAATGGATATGATACGTTCCAAACGATCAATGAATACCAAAGACTACAGGGAATCATGGGGTGGATTCAGGGATCTTGAGGTCGATATCCGTGATAAAGACGAAAGAGAGAAATTAATAGAAGAGATCAATGAAGAAGGATGGGAGTATTAAAAGATTTCATCTACGGTAAGATCTATTTAAAGTATACAACAACAATAGTGGTGGCTTTTTTTTTGGTTTTCTTCTGAACAGGTTGTTTTTGTCTCAGGGTCTGGGTAGTAACCGTACCAGTACGGTATCGATGAAAATATATACAAAAAAGGCAGTCTTGTAAACACGGCGGGTAGTAATATCCCAATACTGAAAAGTTCGCTGGGCACAACCTCCACAATATCAGACATATCAAGTGTTAAAGGGGTGTTACAGGGTAAAGGTGGTAGAGCTCAGCTGAAAGAAAAGTATCGGGACATGGTCATACAGCACTATAAAGAAATGTATGGTGCAGGGTATGAAAAAGAAATAAAAAAAGATATGCTACGCAGCAAAAAAGCAATGGACAGTGAATACTACAAAGATTCATGGGGTGATTTTAGGGGGCTTGAGATAGATATCCGTGATAAAGACGAAAAAGAAAAATTGATTGAAGAGATCGATAAAGAAGGGTGGGACCTGTAATACACAGTGTGTTATTAGAATTTTTGTCCCTTAGAACAACCAGAACCGGTATTATTTCTGCCGGAAACACAAAGTCCAGCAACGTTATTTAACCCGGATGCGCAGCCATAGACTCCAACGTTTGAATTGCCATTTGAACAAAGGACAGTTGCGTTATTGCCAATTGTTAACCCCTGTAAAACCTGAGGCCTGCTCGTTTGCACTAGCAATAGCTTTTATGTGTGGTGGGGAATATTGTTTTGTCATCGTAGACCTTTTAATCTTATGTTTTCCATGTGGGGATTTAACGTAAAAAAAGAAAAATAGTGTTATGTCACATTTTTCCCCCTAGCACATGCTCCACCGCTATTGTCCCTTCCCTTACTGCATACGCCCGCAACATTATTTGCTCCTGAAGCGCAACCAGAAACCCCAACATTTGAATTGCCATTTGAGCAAAGGACAGTTGCGTTATTGCCGTTTTCACAATTATTAACCCCCGTAAACCCTGAGGCCTGCTCGTTTGTGCCGCCGAGAACCTTAATCTGTGGGGACTCGTAAATCTTTTCCATGTAACGCCTCCTATTTCCTTATCTTATTTATAACACACTATTTAAGATCTGTCAACCTTTAAGGATCAGGGTCCAAACTCACAAGTAAAACATTGTGATGTTCGGCTAGCTTCGAAAAATTGTCTGAGTTTTAATTATTGATCGTATCTTTCTTAAAGGATGTATGAACTTTGAAAAAAGATACGATTTTTTTAACATTTTATGAGTTAAGTGTGTTTCCGATCCGTTACGTTTGAAAGAAACGATCTTTCCTAATATGTTTTCAGGATGCAGATGGTGCGGGTCGGGCTTTAGTGAACCGTCACCTTTTGTTTTGACATGTTTTTTATTGTAATCGATATCGATTATCCTGTGGACTGCTTTACCTTCTGAACGAGGGATCTTAAAATAAATTATGTCTTTACGGTTCAGTTCCTTAAATGGAATGTTTTGCGCCGTTAGCGTGTCACCGTCTTTTAAAAGGGGATACATGCTTGTTCCCGTGTAACTGATAGTGGTAGTCTTCATAAAATATCCTTTACGTTTTTTTATTCTAGTAACTATACCAGAAAATTGATACATTGTGATACTGTTTTCTTGCATTGTTTTGATTGATACATCTTGTATAAACATCATTCGATAAGTATACTTATACGGTTTTTGTTGTGTGTCAGGAAGATAAAGGACGTGAGATAATGAATGTAAAAGATTATGCGAGCAAGTTTTACGGGTATTCAAAAAGCTATTTGAAGAATATTATCACTATAAACGTTTTATCTCAAATCACCTCCGTTGTGTTTGTCGGTTATTTTCTTATTATTAAAAACATCATTGATGGCGGAATACTGTCAAAAGATATGGCGGTAATTAAGCGGGACCTCTTCATCCTTATTCTCCTTGTTGCACTGCGGGAGATATTGACCTATATCGTTCAATGGGTAAGCACATATACCTCGGAAAAGATAAATCGCGATGTTCAGGTAGATGTCTATACACACATACTCGGTATGCCTGTATCAAAACTCTCCTCCTTTTCAGCGGGAAGACTCATTGCTAAAGTGCTCAGTGAAAGCACGAGTGTTGCAAACATCCTAACACGATTAACCGTGCAAGCGCTTACTCAGCCCGTGAAGCTTATTATTCTTTTTGGTGTCTTGTTCTATTATGACAGTCGACTGGCGTGGATCGTTATACTGTTTGCTATTCCGGTTGTCGCAGTGAATAAATTCATCGCACATAAATTAAACGAGTATTACGATATATTTTATGAACGAAAGATCCTTATCCTGTCACGCGTACAGGAAGTGTTGTGCTCTATCGGTATTGTGAAAGCTTTTGTGCGGGAAAAAAAAGAGATCGAGCATTTTGGGGACCTGTCAGATTCTCTCATAGAAAATGATCTTAAGCTTGCGAGAATATCTCTTATTGCCTCTCCGGTCGGTGAGATCACGAAAGTGATAGTTTTAGCAGTCATCGTTTTAACCGGAGGCTATCAGGTAAAAAATGGGGCCATTTCAACAGGTACGTTTATCCTGTTTATTGGCGCTACCATGAGTATCTTTGGGACTCTGCAGGCACTTACTTCGCTCTATACCGGCATTATAAGCAGTTTTATTGGTGTAAAGCGAGTATTCACACTGCTTGAAGAAGAACGTGAAGATGTTGTGAAAGACCATCTAATGCTAGAAAATGGCTTAAAAGGTGACATAGCTGTTAGCAACATTTCATTTTCATATAATAAAGGTGAACCGATTCTAAAAGATGTTAAGGTGCAGATCACAGAGAATGAATTGTGCGGCATATTGGGCGAAAGCGGCTGTGGAAAGACAACATTGGCCAAGATCCTCATGCGGTTTTATGCTCCTGATTCAGGCAGTATCATTGTGCAGAAAAATGATATCAATCGGTATGATGTGCGCCAGTATCGTTCTCATATCAGTGTTGTGTTTCAGGAACCGGTGTTGTATGACGGAACAATACTTGATAATATCTGTTTCGGGAAACCG
This window of the Candidatus Ancaeobacter aquaticus genome carries:
- a CDS encoding response regulator produces the protein MTDTNKTRILVVDDNVEQVTILEKIFTKDGYQVDISSNGFDALQIVMREDIDIVITDMSMPGMNGLKLLRQVKEKKPEVQVIIITAFGEWGAYAEALKEGAYEFVSKPFKVEEIIKLVKTIEKKIQKNS
- a CDS encoding ABC transporter ATP-binding protein, which gives rise to MNVKDYASKFYGYSKSYLKNIITINVLSQITSVVFVGYFLIIKNIIDGGILSKDMAVIKRDLFILILLVALREILTYIVQWVSTYTSEKINRDVQVDVYTHILGMPVSKLSSFSAGRLIAKVLSESTSVANILTRLTVQALTQPVKLIILFGVLFYYDSRLAWIVILFAIPVVAVNKFIAHKLNEYYDIFYERKILILSRVQEVLCSIGIVKAFVREKKEIEHFGDLSDSLIENDLKLARISLIASPVGEITKVIVLAVIVLTGGYQVKNGAISTGTFILFIGATMSIFGTLQALTSLYTGIISSFIGVKRVFTLLEEEREDVVKDHLMLENGLKGDIAVSNISFSYNKGEPILKDVKVQITENELCGILGESGCGKTTLAKILMRFYAPDSGSIIVQKNDINRYDVRQYRSHISVVFQEPVLYDGTILDNICFGKPNASMDEVKSVCLTADIHGFIESLPEGYQSLVGDQGVRLSGGQKQRVTIARALLTDPDLLILDEATSFVAIESEKKILSAIKEIRKNKKTVVLTNRLSALECCEKLYRFSEGRLNEYCGQDDKKI
- a CDS encoding response regulator, encoding MKILIIDDDKAFCGTLEKILLKKGYEVTSVHDPMEVIPLAKENEYELMLLDHRMSPITGVDLLEKLRNEGIKTPVILLSAYASRDTYYETKKLGIVNYLNKPFSMEKLEELIDNIANNS
- a CDS encoding signal peptidase I, giving the protein MMFIQDVSIKTMQENSITMYQFSGIVTRIKKRKGYFMKTTTISYTGTSMYPLLKDGDTLTAQNIPFKELNRKDIIYFKIPRSEGKAVHRIIDIDYNKKHVKTKGDGSLKPDPHHLHPENILGKIVSFKRNGSETHLTHKMLKKSYLFSKFIHPLRKIRSIIKTQTIFRS